The following nucleotide sequence is from Alphaproteobacteria bacterium.
CGATACGGGCGAGAATCTGATCGGGCTGCTGGAACGCCGCCTTGACGCAGTGGTCTATCGCGCCCGCTTCGTGCCGACGGTGTTTGCCGCGCGCCAGTTCGTGAACCATGGTCATGTGAAGGTCAATGGCAAGCGCGTCAACATCCCGTCCTACGAAGTAAAGGACGGAGACGTGATCGAAGTCCGGAACAAGAGCCGCGAATTGCCGATGGTGCTGGAAGCGATCGCCTCCACCGAACGCGACCTGCCGGATTACATCACCGTCGATTACAGCAAGATGGCCGCAACCTTCATGCGCGCGCCGGGCCTTTCCGATGTGCCGTATCCGGTGCAGATGGAACCGAACCTCGTTATCGAGTTCTATTCGCGCTGATACCTGTTACCCGATATGCCGTCCAACGCGGCGGGTTGTGTCAAAAGGGCCGCTCAACGTAGTGTTGGGCGGCTTTTTTTGTTGTTTCCGGGTCGCGCGATTGCGCTGGCGAACCTGTCCGGGAACCGGGTTGGCGATAATGTGAAAGTTGAAGCGTGAAGCCATTCGTCATTCTGATCGCGGGCATGCCGCGCTCCGGCAGTACCTGGCAGTACAATGCCGCCAGGCTGATCTTGAACCGGAAGTACCCGGCGATTTATTCGGGATGGTGCGCGGATTATGATCCGGCGACGAAAGAACCCGTTCACCTGGTGAAAGTCCATACGCCCGAGCAGGTTCGATTCGATTACTCGCTGGTTCTAACGACGAAGCGGGACCTGCTGGAATGTATCGAATCCTCAAAAAGAATGGGTTGGCTGACAGACGATAATTTCTTCATCCAGATACTGATGCAAATGCATCTATATAACTACTGGCATGCGCGCTCGGCCGTGGAAACAGACTACCTGACCATTCAGAACAATCCGGAA
It contains:
- the rpsD gene encoding 30S ribosomal protein S4; this encodes MSKRQSSKYKIDRRLGVNLWGRAKSPSNSRDYPPGQHGQRRRKASDFGTQLMGKQKLKGYYGNIGEKKFHSYYKEAVRRPGDTGENLIGLLERRLDAVVYRARFVPTVFAARQFVNHGHVKVNGKRVNIPSYEVKDGDVIEVRNKSRELPMVLEAIASTERDLPDYITVDYSKMAATFMRAPGLSDVPYPVQMEPNLVIEFYSR